One genomic window of Thalassolituus hydrocarboniclasticus includes the following:
- the bfr gene encoding bacterioferritin, producing MKGDVKVNEYLNQILSIELTSINQYFLHARMFKNWGFSELDEKAYKKSIKDMKQADKLIERILFLEGLPNLQKLNRLRIGENTAEMLQCDLDQIVEQLDVLKEAIAYCESVKDYVSRELLEEIQEYEEEYLDWLETQQSLIAQVGIENYQQSMM from the coding sequence ATGAAGGGTGACGTCAAAGTTAACGAGTATCTGAATCAGATTCTCAGCATCGAACTCACATCGATCAATCAGTATTTTCTCCATGCCCGCATGTTCAAAAACTGGGGTTTTTCTGAGCTGGATGAAAAGGCTTATAAAAAATCCATCAAGGATATGAAGCAGGCCGACAAACTGATTGAACGCATTTTATTTCTCGAAGGTCTGCCTAATCTGCAGAAACTGAACCGTCTGCGTATTGGTGAAAATACCGCAGAAATGTTGCAGTGCGATCTGGATCAGATTGTTGAACAGCTGGACGTTTTGAAAGAAGCCATCGCCTACTGTGAATCGGTTAAGGATTACGTCAGCCGCGAACTGCTGGAAGAGATCCAGGAATACGAAGAAGAATACCTCGACTGGCTGGAAACCCAGCAGTCCCTGATTGCCCAGGTTGGCATCGAAAATTATCAACAGTCCATGATGTAA
- the bfr gene encoding bacterioferritin: MKGNAQVIAKLNELLAGELSAMDQYFIHSRMYDDWGLKKLYERIDHEFEDEKEHASKLIERILFLGGTPDMVTRVPLNIGNDVPSMLQSDLDLEYKVIVDLRDVMALCEQVQDYQTRDMLQVLLDDTENDHTHWLEQQLGLIDKIGLPNYLQSQMS, encoded by the coding sequence ATGAAAGGTAACGCACAGGTTATTGCCAAATTGAACGAGTTACTGGCCGGTGAATTAAGCGCCATGGATCAGTACTTTATTCATTCCCGCATGTACGATGACTGGGGACTGAAAAAACTGTACGAGCGTATTGATCACGAGTTTGAAGATGAAAAAGAACATGCTTCAAAACTGATCGAGCGTATCCTGTTTCTCGGTGGCACACCCGATATGGTGACCCGCGTGCCGCTCAATATCGGTAACGATGTACCATCGATGCTGCAGAGCGATCTGGATCTGGAGTATAAGGTGATTGTCGATCTGCGTGATGTTATGGCCTTGTGTGAGCAGGTGCAGGATTACCAGACCCGCGATATGTTGCAGGTGCTGCTGGATGATACCGAAAACGATCACACCCACTGGCTGGAGCAGCAGTTAGGGTTGATCGACAAAATCGGCCTGCCGAACTACCTGCAGTCGCAGATGTCCTGA